In Gossypium arboreum isolate Shixiya-1 chromosome 5, ASM2569848v2, whole genome shotgun sequence, a single genomic region encodes these proteins:
- the LOC108451426 gene encoding disease resistance protein At4g27190-like: MGTLEEEIELNKRCLKWCPNWIWRYQLSKKAMKKTQDIAELLEKFGRLGPVGYRDPTALPTIDFLCSKEFVFSKSSETAFYQIIEALKDENINMIGLWGMGGVGKTTLAREVGSQAQKLNLFDKAVITTVSQKPNFEKIKDEIAEYIGFDMKNEQGRISEKELWLRLKKEPRILIILDNIWESIDLKGKIGIPIGDDHKGCKVLLTTRLQQVCRAMDCQNVVQLGCLDDDEAWTLFEKKAGLDDFSDDSIKILANQIVKKCEGLPIAIVPLGSALKGKTQHEWQAAYRRLKDRRLTEIEDLDKENAYVCLEASFDYLKNMETKTCFLLCFLFPEYDEIYVENLVGYAWGLKLYKGMDSIKDVRSEVLASIEILKNSSLLLDCGERHVRMHDVVHQFASWLTSSRKEISFGTVKTLPMDESFKHYTAISFETDQTDELPKGVRFPYLKLLLHGGNCFMETSSEFFEGMEELQVCALNHQLISLAAFQFHMNLRTLCLIGCQLSDISMLGKLKSLHILSLSRSDIIELPNEAGDLKNLKLLDLSYCWKLEGFPPNLLRRLSDLEDLYLHGSPSLKWATENSTKKERYSSVSELNLLSELVVISLDISSEHLLDGFVFHRLWSFDVCIGIKREWRFPKRNLETRPILKSLRIGKSSFQKGIDKSVGACKQLFEDVESLQLNGVEGHPNLIPSLDLGFSKLTSLDLRWCHSMQCLIDASKQQVPITTLSNLRKLSLSGMFHLEEMCNASQPQGFLQKLEEVTVSDCDKMQVLFPIVEYLRSIEQAGPSRHLSLQSLKIVEIERCKKLKYIFPMSVANSLGQLHTLKIKSCSQLEDIIEDPQVAYLCSLQNLREVCVSHCNNLASLFLIVL; encoded by the coding sequence ATGGGAACTCTCGAAGAGGAAATTGAACTGAATAAGAGGTGTCTCAAGTGGTGTCCTAATTGGATTTGGAGATATCAATTAAGTAAGAAAGCAATGAAGAAAACTCAGGATATCGCTGAGCTTTTGGAAAAATTTGGTCGACTTGGACCAGTCGGTTATCGTGATCCTACTGCCCTTCCCACTATAGACTTCCTATGTTCTAAGGAATTTGTGTTTTCGAAATCCTCAGAGACCGCCTTCTATCAAATCATTGAAGCCTTAAAAGATGAGAATATCAACATGATTGGGTTGTGGGGGATGGGAGGGGTGGGCAAGACCACCCTGGCTCGTGAAGTTGGAAGTCAAGCTCAAAAACTGAATTTGTTTGACAAAGCTGTGATTACGACTGTGTCTCAAAAGccaaattttgagaaaattaaaGATGAAATTGCAGAATATATAGGGTTTGATATGAAGAATGAACAAGGAAGAATATCTGAGAAAGAATTATGGTTAAGGCTGAAGAAAGAACCGAGGATTCTTATCATCCTTGATAATATTTGGGAATCTATCGACTTAAAGGGGAAGATAGGAATTCCAATTGGGGATGATCATAAAGGCTGCAAAGTTCTTTTAACAACACGCCTTCAACAAGTATGTCGAGCTATGGATTGTCAAAACGTGGTACAACTTGGCTGTTTGGATGATGATGAAGCTTGGACTCTGTTTGAAAAGAAAGCAGGTCTAGATGACTTTTCTGATGATTCTATTAAAATCCTAGCAAATCAAATTGTCAAAAAATGCGAGGGTTTGCCTATAGCTATAGTTCCACTGGGAAGTGCCTTGAAAGGTAAAACCCAGCATGAGTGGCAAGCTGCATACCGGAGACTCAAAGATCGTAGATTGACTGAAATTGAGGATCTTGATAAAGAAAATGCCTATGTATGTCTTGAGGCGAGCTTCGACTACTTGAAGAATATGGAGACCAAGACATGTTTCTTGTTGTGCTTTTTATTTCCTGAATATGATGAGATTTATGTGGAGAACTTGGTAGGATATGCATGGGGACTGAAGTTGTATAAAGGCATGGACTCAATTAAAGATGTTAGAAGTGAAGTGCTTGCATCAATTGAGATCCTCAAGAACTCCAGTTTGTTGCTAGATTGCGGAGAAAGGCATGTCAGGATGCATGATGTGGTTCACCAATTTGCTTCGTGGTTAACATCTTCAAGAAAGGAGATTTCTTTTGGGACTGTTAAAACACTCCCGATGGATGAAAGTTTCAAGCATTACACAGCAATCTCCTTCGAAACTGATCAAACGGATGAACTTCCTAAAGGAGTGCGTTTTCCATACCTCAAACTTCTTTTACATGGTGGCAATTGTTTCATGGAAACTTCAAGCGAATTCTTTGAGGGCATGGAGGAATTACAAGTTTGTGCTTTGAATCATCAATTGATATCTCTAGCTGCATTTCAGTTTCATATGAACCTTCGAACTTTGTGTTTGATTGGTTGTCAACTCTCTGACATCTCGATGCTTGGGAAGCTGAAGTCACTTCATATTCTCTCTTTAAGTCGATCTGATATCATTGAATTGCCGAATGAAGCTGGTGAtctaaaaaatctaaaattgTTGGATTTATCTTATTGCTGGAAACTTGAAGGATTCCCTCCTAATTTATTACGAAGATTGTCTGATTTAGAAGATCTATACTTGCATGGTAGTCCTTCATTAAAATGGGCGactgagaattcaactaaaaaggAAAGATATTCCAGCGTATCAGAGTTGAATTTATTGTCGGAGTTGGTTGTAATATCATTGGATATTTCTTCTGAACATCTTCTAGATGGCTTTGTGTTTCATAGATTATGGAGCTTTGATGTTTGCATTGGCATAAAAAGAGAATGGCGGTTCCCAAAGAGGAACCTTGAAACTCGTCCCATCTTAAAATCTTTAAGAATCGGTAAGTCTTCATTTCAAAAAGGAATCGATAAGTCTGTAGGAGCATGCAAGCAATTGTTTGAAGATGTAGAATCTCTTCAATTGAATGGTGTGGAGGGTCACCCAAACCTTATTCCGAGCTTGGACTTGGGATTTAGTAAGTTGACTTCTCTAGATCTTCGATGGTGCCACTCTATGCAATGCCTAATTGATGCATCAAAGCAGCAAGTGCCAATCACTACTCTCTCTAATTTGAGAAAGTTATCATTAAGTGGTATGTTTCATTTGGAAGAGATGTGCAATGCTTCCCAGCCGCAAGGTTTTTTACAAAAGCTTGAAGAGGTTACAGTTTCAGATTGTGATAAGATGCAAGTGTTATTCCCGATTGTTGAATATTTGAGGAGCATAGAACAAGCAGGGCCCAGTCGTCATTTAAGCCTCCAAAGTCTGAAGATTGTTGAAATAGAGAGATGCAAAAAATTGAAATATATCTTCCCAATGTCAGTTGCTAATAGCCTTGGGCAATTGCATACTTTGAAGATAAAAAGCTGCTCGCAACTGGAAGATATAATCGAAGACCCACAAGTGGCATACCTATGTTCACTCCAAAATCTAAGGGAAGTATGTGTATCTCATTGCAATAACTTGGCATCTCTTTTCCTTATTGTCCTATAG